GTCTGACCGGCACCTTCATTGCAATTGTTGACAACGCGGAAGCCGCCCTCGGCAAAACCATGCTGTTCGGCCAGCCGGGCGGCCACCTGGTAGACATGACCGACAAGATCGTTATCCTCCGCCGCAAGGTCCAGGGTGGTGCGAATATGCTTGCGCGGAATGATCAGGTAATGATGGGGAGACTGCGGAGCGATATCCTGCAGCACCACCAACCGGTCGTCCTGATAAATGAACGTTCCCGGAATCTCACCGGCTATGATTTTACAGAAAAGACAGTTGTCCGCCATCGTTGTGTTTCTCCTCGCCACCGGCCGCAACCTTGAGCCCCTCGCCGCCCAGGGACAGCAGATGCCACCCCTCGCGCATGGCCCTTCGGCGCAAGCCTTCGTCATGACTGAATAAGATAACCTGCTGACCGGCCGTGTATTGCTCCAGAACCTTCAACGCCTGGCCGCGGCGTTTTTTGTCCAGATTGCCAAGCGGTTCATCGAGTAACAGCGGCAGGCGCAAAGGTTCGTCGCGCAGGCCGTTCAACGCCATGCAGGATGCCAGTTGCAGCAGCATCCGGGTGGCGCTGCCGAAACGCTCCTGGGACAGCCAGTTGCCATTCGGGCCGGGCAGTTGCAGCTGGTAATCCTCCGTAACCCGTACCTGCTCGATGGCGCCGCCGGTCAAGCCTGAGAGCAATCGGGCGAGCAGACTTGCGAAGGCATCCCTGTCGACAGAGGTCGGTTCGGCAAGAGCCTCGCGCAGCTGATCGCAGGCTGTCCGAAGAGTCTCCCTGCGCTGTTTGAGCTGTGTTTCCCGGAGCCGCAGTGCTTCGCCCCGGGCTTCGATGCGCGACCGGGCGTCGAGCAGTTCGTCAAGACCGGAAGGGTTTTGTTGAGCGGACGGAGGGTCCTCACTTTGTTGCGGGCAGGCTTCGGCGCTGACTGTGCCGGAGATTGCCGCACCGCTTGCCAAACACGCATCACCGGTACCATGGGTTTCGGCGGGACCGGAAGATGCGGCATCCGGATGGCCGGTTACGGCTGGCGCTGTATCGAGGCTGCGCAATTGTTCCAGCAATTGCTGATGGCGTGGAAGATTTTTCTGCAGACGCACCATGTCCACCGGCGACAGTGCAAAGCCGAGCTGCTCAAGGCGTTCGTTCAGGACGTTGAGCTGTTCCTGGAGTTCACCTACCCCTTGTTCCAGGGCGTCAATCTGCCGGTCGCTCTGCCGTCCGGCTTCGCGAACCTGCAAACACTTCCGGAAGTGCCAGCCGACCACCGCCGCGGTTGCCAGCAGGCCGCTGCCGGCAGCCAGCCATCCCGATTGCAGCCGCGCCCAGAACAGCGCCGCGGCCCAGACCCCCGCGAGCTGAATCCCCGGTCCTTTCCGGGATGGCATGCGGCAGCGGCGGCGCTCCTCCTGACGCGCGCCAAGGGCGCGTTTCTGCTCCGCCATCGCCTGACGCAATTCCCCGTGAGCAATCAGCAACTCGGAAAGCTCGCATGGCATGTGCCGGGGCAAACCGGTTTTTGCCAGTTCAGCCTCCAGGGCGGCACGCTGATCGTTCAGGTCGCCTTGAACTCCGTGCTCCGCAAGCAGCGGCGTAGCAGCCGTCTGGCTGAAAGCCTCCGCGGAGCGCGAACAATCCGTGGCCACCTCGCCTTGCGTCACGATGTCCTGGTCCGACACCGTTTCGCCACCTTCCCGCGCGGCCTCGCTGTTCTGAAGACCCCGGATAGTGTCCTGCAGGGCAAACCATTCCTGTTCGAGTTCGCCCAACTGCCGGGCGATAACCTCCAGCTGTCCGTCTCCGGCGCAGGGCAATCCCCAGGGATTGGCGCTGGAAAGCGCCAGGTATTCGGCCTGCAGGTCTTTCAGGCGCTCCTGCATGGCGCCCGCACCCCCATCAGACAGACAAATCTCCAGATGGTCCGTCGGCAGGCCGCCAACCCCGTTAAAGGTGTCCCGATACAACATCGCTTCGAGAAATTCACGCTGACACAGTCCCAGGCCGTCCCGCAGGCAAGCCAGATAGGCTGCCCGATCCGCCACGGCGTCCGCAGCCTCCGGAAAACCGCAGAACTTCTGTTGCAGCTCGCTGTCCAGAGTCCCTTCGAACCACTGCACCTTGCCGGACACAAAATCCCGAGTCACCCTGATGCGCCGTTCGCCAGACGTCAGAACCACTGCCGCCCGGCACATTCCGGGACGCTCCCAGGGCATGATTCGCGCCACATCGGGGGCACCGAACAGCACCGACGGGACCGCCTGCGCCAGAGTGGATTTGCCGGATTCATTGGGGCCTGACACCAGGTTCATGCCGGGTGCGAAATCAATGGCTTCATCCACAAAGCATCCGAAGGCCTGCAGTTCAAGCCGCAGCAGCATCATAAGGCGTCTCCATGCGAGGATTGCAGGCGAATCCGGATTGCCCGCAGCACGGCTTCCGGTCGCCGTCGTTCGATTCCGGCGTGGCCCGCTTTTCGGGATCCCACCCTGCGCAGCAGCCGGCCGGCCGGCTGGTCATCGCATCTGCCGGTCGCAGGTTCTTGCCACGCGTGAAAACCATATCCGAAATGCAGATCGGCAGTGTACGAAATACGTATCATATCCATCGTGTCGGCAGGATGAAAAGGTCAAATCGCGACAGCTTAAACGGGGCGGTGGCGGTGCCCACCTTCCCGGCGCTTGTCCCACCATCCGCGATCGGCTCGGGCGCCAAGCGCTTCGCCGGTGATGATCAGGGTCAAATCAGCCCGCCCCTGCGGCCCCCAAAAGGGACATTGCTGCGCCTTGCCGGCGATATCGTCAAGCGTGCCGATCAGCAGGCGCTGCCCCGGCAAACTGACCCTGTGAACCAGTGCCACGGGCTGATTGCAGCCATAACCGCTACGCAGCCGTGCGACAAGCTCCGCCAGAGGGTAATGATTCATGTAGATCAGCAGCGTCACGCCCGGCCGTGCCACATCCTCCAGGGACGGCGCCCCGGGACTTTCGGCCAGTGCCCGCGTTGAAACCAGGATCGTGCGGGTGCAGGAACCGGACAGGTTCAGGGTCCTTTTCAGAAGGGCCGATGCGGCATTGGCGACGCCGACGCCGGGTACCACCTCGGCCCTGTCGCCAAGCGCTTCGATCAACGCCTGAAATGGCGAAAAAAAAGTCAGATCCCCCGGCTGCAGGAAAACCACATCGCCTTCTGTCAGCAGCATATCGAGCCGCGCCAAAAGATCGTCAAAACCAAAATCGAAGGGATCGAAAACCGGCCGGTCGCCGATCAGGCCTGCAAAGCTTTGATCCAGGGGCGGGAAAGTAAACACCGCCCGGCAGCGTTTCAGAAGGGCCGCCCCTCGCAGGGTGAGCAACATCGGATCGCCGGGTCCGGCGCCGACAAAACAGACACGGTTCACGCGTCTGCCCCCTTGCGCAGATAAATCAGAAACTCGCGATTGCCCTTGGGTCCCAGAATGGGGCTTTCCGTTATCCCCAGCACCTGGCAGTCAAGGGTTTCGGCCAACTGCGCAATACGCTCGACCACCGCCTGATGCTGGCCGGCATCCCGGACCACCCCCCCCTTGCCGACCGCGCCCCGTCCGACCTCGAACTGGGGTTTGATCAGGGCCACCACCTCGGCCCGATCGGCCAACAGCGCCAGGGTCGCGGGCAACACCTTGTCCAGGGATATGAACGAGGCATCGATCACCGCCAGGACAGGCCGTTCGGACAGGGCCTCGGGCCGCAAATGCCGGATATTGGTGCGCTCCAGATTGATGACACGGCTGTCCTGACGCAGCGACCAGGCCAGTTGTCCATAGCCGACATCCACCGCATACACCCGCAGTGCACCGCGCTGCAGAAGGCAGTCGGTAAACCCGCCGGTGGATGCACCGACATCCATGGCGACCTTGTCCGACACATCGATGGCAAACGTCTCCAAGGCTTTTTCGAGTTTGAGTCCGCCGCGGGACACATACGGGATGTCCTCACCTTTGAGGCGCAGGGACACATCTGTGGATACCTGGGCGCCGGCCTTGTCGATGGTGTGGTGATCCACCACAACCTGGCCGGCAAGAATCAGGGCTCGTGCGCGTTCGCGGGATTGCGCCATGCCGCGCACCACCAGCAGCTTGTCAAGACGTTCCTTCTGGCCCGTGTTCTTCCCCATTTCGTCTCCCGATTCCATTTTATCCGCAGGTATCACAGGGTAGCATAGCCCCCTGTGACGGGCAACCGTTTTGCCGGATCCCCGGTGCCGACCGCCGCTTCCCGCACATCCCTCGCGGGGACCGCCCGCGGCCCCATTTTTGCATCCCTGTCCCGGGTGGCTGTCACGCCCCGGTCCCGACACACCCTGAATATTCGCAGTCTGAGAAACCGGCCCGCGCGCCTGGCTTGCGGTTTTGCCGAAAGACCTGAAGTCTTGACCGTCACGGTCACTTTTGTGGAGGTACCTGCAATGACAATGCGATATCGCGCCCCCCTTCCGGCAAAAACCCGATGCCCCTCGACATCCTTCGCCCCAAGGGGCAGCCGGCCGACAATCCTGGCCGTTGTGCTGCTGGCATGCATGATCGCCCTTGGCACCGCACCGCTGCCCTGCCAGGCAGGCGGCCCCTTGAAAGTCGCTTTTTTGTACAACAGCCCGGTCGGCGACGGTGGATGGAATCATGCCCATGAACTGGCCCGCCTGAAGCTCGGCCGCGCCTTTCCCTCCGTCAAAACCCTGGCACTGGCCAGTGTTTCGCGGGAAGATGCACCCGATGTCATGGAAAACCTGATCCGGCAGGGGGTCAGGGCCCTGTTTGCGACGGACGCCGGATTTTCCGCGGCGGCGGCCCGCCTGGCCGGCCAACATCCCGAGGTCATGTTTTTTGTGTGCGGCGGCCGCTACCGCGCCCCCAACGTCATCAGCTATGGCGGGAAAATACACCAGCCGGCCTATCTTTCCGGCATCCTCGCCGCCAGCATGTCGGTCAGACAGCGTCTCGGTTTTCTTGGGGAAGCGGCCGATCCTGCCGCGGTACGCGCCCTTAACGCCTTTGTCCTCGGCGCCCGCTCGGTACGGCCCGCCATCGCCGTGGAGGCCGCCTGGTGCGACGGCCCTCCCGAGCAGGCCGCCCGCCTCGTCAGAAAATTCTCAGGCAACGGCGTGGACGTGTACTTCAACGGCATCCGCCACCCTTCTCCGATGCAGGTCGCCATGGACCACGGCATGTTCGCCATTGGCTACGCCACCGACCTGTCCCGGTACGCCTCGGAGCGGCTACTGACCTCCGCCATTTATGACTGGTCGGTTTTTTATGCCGAAGCGATTCGCGCCCTGCAAGCCGGAACCCTCCCCCCCGGTTCCAGATACCAGGGACTGGAAACCGGCGTCACCGCTCTGGGCACCATCAGTCCGCTGGTGCCGGTGAAAGTGGTGCAGCAGGTCAAAGCCCGGGAAAAAGCCCTCAAGGAAGGCCGCCTGCAGGTATTTTCCGGTCCCATCCACGATGCCTCCGGCCAGCTTCGTGTTGCCAGGGGCACAAGTGCGAGCGAGACTCAGCTCGACGTTATGGACTGGCTGCTGCCCGGCATCCGCATCATCGCACCCACCAGGCTCGAATCCAGCGACAGGCTCAGGGTTTTCATCGTCCAGAGCTACGGTAACGATGATGTCTGTGGCATCCCGCAGGAAATCGGGATAAGGGAGGTTCTGCGGCACCGTTTTGGAAAGCGGCTTGATGTCCGCGTCCACTACATGAACACCAAGACCGTCAACAGCAGCCCCGGGCGCATGCGCACCGAAGCCGCACGGGTTTTGAAAAAAATCCGCGCCTTTGCCCCGCAACTGGTCTTTACGCTGGACGATAACGCGTTTCGGGAAGTGGGGCTGCAACTGGTCGGGCAACCGTTTCCCGTGGTGTTTTCCGGCTTGAACGGGCAGCCTCGGGATTACCACCGCGCCGTTCCCTTCCTGGACCGGCAGGGCCTGCCGGTGCGCAATGTCACCGGGGTTTACGAAAAGCTGCATCTGCAGGCGGCCCTGAACGTCATGCGGGAAGCGATGCCGGATCTTCGCCACGTCGTAGCCCTGCTTGACCGGACTCCGACCGGCCAGGCGATTCGCAAACAGCTGCAGATCGAAATGCGCGGTGCCGCAAACGGCATCCGGCTGAGCATACGCAGCGTCGCCACCATGCAGGAATACCTTCGGGAGATCCACGCGATCAACGCCAGTCCGGAAGTGCAGGCGGTGTATCCGCTGGTGTTGAGCATCAAGAATAAAAACAACCAGAGTATCGGCCCTCACGAAACCCTGCGCACCTACCTGCGCCACTGTCGCAAGCCAGGCATTCCCCTGAATTTTTCCTTTGCGCAACTCGGGCTGTTCGGCGGCGCCTCCGTTGATTTCGCCGCCATGGGGCAACAGGCCGGCAACATGGGGGTCAAGCTGCTGCAACACCACGACATCCGAACCCTGCCCATCGAATCGGCCGAGCGCTCCGTCATCACCTTCAACACCCGGCGGGCCGCCATGCTGGGCATCGAAATCCCGCACACGCTGCTGACAAGCGCGGAACTCTATACCAGCATGCCGCTGCTGAAAACATCCGGTTCTGCTTCCGCGGGAGCCAAGGGAACACCATGCAAAAAATAGTTTTTCGCAAATCCCTGACCTGCAAACTGCTGCTGGCCATCCTGCCGATGCCGATGCTGATCACCCTGATAGGGTTTCTGATCTTCGGTCGCGTAACGACCAATCATATTCTGCAGAACGGGCATACCAAGCTGCAGCAACTGGAACAGATTCACCGTGGGCTGTTCATCGCCCAGCTGGACAACTTCCGTGAGCAAAGCCTGCGCATCGCATCCGACAACCAGCTCATTATTCCGCTGAAGCTGGATGTTTCCTTCCAGCTCAAGGCCTATCTCGACCTGCTGCGCGAACAGAACGACCTTGCCTGCCTCGCGGTTTTCACCCCCGAGGCGGTGCCGGTAGCCGCCATCGGACAACTGCCGCAGCACAATCCGGATCGCCTGGCCAGCTATCTGAACCGGGCCATTACCCGCGAGCCTCTTGCCTTTTTCTCCGACATGGCGGACAAGGGAAAACCTTCCCGGCTGGCGATGATGACCTACACGCCGATCCTTTCGGGAACCCGGGTCATCGGCGTTCTGTTTACGGGCAAAACCCTGCGACTGGGACCAGCCTTCACCAACAGCCTGCTGGTCGGTTTCGGCACGGTGCAATCCCGCAGCAACGACTCGGAGTTTTTGCTGCCGCTGGTCCAAAGCGCCCGGACGCGGTCCTTCGGGGGATTGGTCCGGTCGGACAATCCGGCCGTTTTCGCGAGCAAAATGGCCTTGCCGTTCCATGATGAGAAGAACTGTTTCCTGCTTACCGGACTTGACCTGAGCCGTGACCTCACTGCCAATCGGCGCCTGCTGCTGTACGGCATGGGCAGCAGCGCCATCGTCCTGGTATTGGTCGTATTCTACGCCTTGCTGCTGAGCCGCCGTCTGACGCGGCCATTGCGGCAGATCGTGCATATCGCGCAACGCATGCCGGCCGAGCTGCAAACCATTGCCTGGCCGGCGGCAACGGATGATGAGATCGGCATCCTCAACGGCTCCCTGCAGAGCATGACCGCGCAGCTGAAATCGACCATCGACCAGCTGCAGCAGGCCCAGCAACGGGCCGAGGAGGCCAATCGCGCCAAATCCCAGTTCCTGGTCAACATGAGCCATGAAATCCGCACCCCCATGAACGGGGTTATGGGCATGACGGAACTGTTGCTGGACAGTCCCCTGGCGGACAATCAGAAACAGATCGCCGAAACCATCGCCCAGTCCGGCCGGGCATTGCTGCACATCATCAACGACATCCTCGATTTCAGCAGACTGGAAGCCGGAAAACTGCAACTTGAAACCATCCCTTTCGATATCTGCCGGCTCATCGAGGATGCCGTCGGCCTGTTTGCCGTCAAGGCCCAGGCCAAAGGGCTGGAACTGGTTCTGGACATTGCCGGTGAGCTGCCTCCGGTGCTGGTGGGCGACCCGGGCCGTTTGCGCCAGGTGCTGGTGAATCTGCTCAGCAACGCGGTCAAATTCACCGACCGGGGCTATATCCTGATCACGCTGAAATGCCGACCGGGCCACGACGGGACAACCCTCATTCACATCGATGTGCGCGACTCCGGCATCGGCATCCCGGCAGAGCATATCCCCCGCCTGTTTCAACCCTTCTCGCAGGCCGATGGCTCCACCACACGCAAATACGGCGGCAGCGGTCTCGGACTGTCGATCTGCCGCGATCTGATCGGGCATATGGGCGGGCACATCGCTGTCCGCAGCGAGCCGGGCCATGGCTCGCATTTCTGGTTTGAACTGTCTCTGCCCAAAGATCCTGCCGGTCGAACCGGCATGCTCGCCGGGATTTCGGAATTCCGGAAAAAACGGGCGCTGGTGATCGATTCCCATCCGCTGGTCCGCCGCAGCATCAAACGCCAGCTGCGCCGTTGGGGACTGGCCTGCATTACCGCGTCGAATGGCCGCCAGGGGCTGGAATTGCTGACCATGCAGAATTTCCATTTCGTACTGACCAACGCGACCTTGCCCGATTTTTCGGGGGAAGAACTGATGCGCCGCATGGCCTCGCTGGCATCCGTGCCGCCGCCACAGGTCATCATCCTGAAACCGGCCGGGCACCCTTGCCCCGCATTCGATGGTGACGGCATAAGGTTCATCGGTGATATCAGCAAACCGGTACGTCCTTCCGAACTGCTGCTGAACCTGACCACGCCCCCTGCCCGGCCGTCGGCGGCGCCCGAGGAAAACACGGATCCGGTTTCTTGCGGCCGCCCGGAAAAGACCCGGCCGCCCCGGGCCCGAATATTGCTGGCCGAGGACAATGAAGTCAACCGGCAGGTGGCTGTCGGCATGCTCGAAAAATATGGCTGCGCGGTAGATACCGTCGGCGACGGGACGAAAGCCCTGCAGGGTTTCAAGACCGGCAACTACGATCTGGTTTTCATGGATTGCCAGATGCCGGATATGGACGGCTATCAGGCCACGCAGATGATACGGCAATGGGAAAAACGAAACCGCCCGGCGGCTACGCCGATCATCGCCATGACGGCCCATACTCAAAGCGGCGATCGGGAGAAGTGCCTCGCCGCAGGCATGGACGATTACCTTGGAAAACCCTTCACGCTGCTCCAGGTCGGGGCCATGCTGAACCGGTGGCTGAGCATCCTCGACCATCGGCGCAGTTCCGGTGATGAAACCGTGGATGGATCCTTTTCGCTGGAACCCGGGCAGGACCGGCAACCGCCCCCGCCTACGGTTGCCATCGACCGGACCAGGCTCGCCACCATCAAATCCCTGGAGGGGCAGCAGCAGCCGGGGTTGCTCGCCCGGGTTATCCAGATCTACCTGAAGGAATCGCCCAGGGTTTTGCAAAACATGGAACAGGCCCTGCAGAACGGCCACATGCGCATGGTTTTCCAACTGGCCCACACCCTCAAATCGAGCAGTGCCAATCTTGGTGCCCTGTCCCTGGCCGATCTGTGCCGCAAAATGGAAGGCGCCGGAGACCTGCCGCCCAGCCAGCGCGATCGGTTGATGGCATCCATCCAGAACGAGTATAATCGCGTTCAATTCGCCCTGATCCAGGAAGGAGGCCAGGGATGACAGCGGAAAACCTGAACCATGCCGCGATGATCCAGATCGTGGATGATGACTGCAGCATGCGCCTGCTGGCCCGCGCCACCCTCGAGCAGGCCGGGTTTTTGGTTATCGAAGCCGAAGATGGCGCCAGAGGTTTGGCCCAGTTCCGCAGCATGCGCCCCGACCTGATGCTGCTGGACGTGGTAATGCCCGGCATGGACGGGTTTTCCGTGTGTCGAACGCTGCGCGGCCTGCCGGAATACCAGGATATCCCGATCATCATGCTGACCGGGCTGGAAGATGCCAACCTCATTCAGAAAGCCTTTGATGCCGGCGCCACCGATTTTATCTGCAAACCGATCAACTGGCTGCTGCTGCGTTATCGGGTCATGCACATATTACGCACCGCCCGTCTGCATGAAGACCTCAAGGCCAGCCGCAGTCGCCTGTCCCTGGCCCAGCGTATTGCCAAACTCGGGCACTGGCAGCTGGACTTCGATTCGGGGCGTTTTACCTGCAGCAGGGATCTTCGCAACCTGCTCGGGATCGAGGATAAAGCCCGCCTCTCAAGTCCCGAAGATCTGTTGCAGACCGTTCATCCCGATGACCTGCCCCAGGTGCGGGAAACCCTGGAGCAGGCTATCGCTTTGCGCCAGCCCTACCAGGTCCGCTATCGCATCATGGCAGGGGAAGAGGAGCGCCATATCAGCAGCCAGGGCGAAATCGAAAAAACCGATGCCCGCCGGCCCCGCGCCATCACCGCAATCGTACAGGATGTTTCCGATCTCCAGCAGGCCGAACAGAAAATATTCGGTCTGGCCCACTTCGACACTTTGACCGGCCTGGCCAAACGCCGGTTTTTCATCGACACCCTGGACGCGGCCATCGATTCCGCGCGGCACAACCATGCAAAGCTGGCCGTGCTGCTGCTCGACCTGGACCGTTTCAAACGCATCAACGAGTCCTTCGGCCACATGATCGGCGATCAGGTGCTGCTGACCATCGCCAAACGCATTCGCCAATGCCTGCAGCAATGCGACATTCTGCTCCCGGGCAATACGCTCTGCGATTATTGCATAGCCCGCTTCAGCGGCAATGAATTTGCCATTCTGCTGCCCGAAGTGCTTGACGAGGAACAGGTCAGCCAGGTCGCGCGGCTCCTCATAAAAGCCATCGCCCAACCCTTCAGCTTCGGCCATTGCGAGGTCTTGCTCACTACCAGTATCGGCATCTGCCTGTTTCCCGAAGGCGCCGACAGCCAGGAAGACCTGATCCGCCACGCCAACATTGCCATGCAGGATGCCAAAACCCGGGGACGCGACTCGTTCCGCAAATATCATCCCGCCATGGATGAGCCGATCCAGGACCACCTGATTCTTGAAAACGATCTTCGCAAAGCGCTTAAAAACGACGAATTCGTCCTCCACCTTCAGCCACAGGTCGACATGCGCAGCGGCTGGATTTTCGGGGCCGAGGCGCTGATCCGCTGGAAGCATCCCCAGCAGGGCCTGAAGTCCCCCGGGTCCTTTCTGCCGGTCGCCATTGAATCGAACCTGATCATCGACATCGACCGCTGGGTTCTGGGCCAGGCCTGCGATCTGATCGCCCGCTGGCGGACCGCGGGCCTGGGCGACCTGCGACTGTCGGTAAATGTTTCGGGGCAACTGTTCGCCCATGACAACATTGCCGATCTTGTCGCAGAACTGATCCTGCAAAGTGGTATCCGCCCCTGCCAGCTGGAAATCGAACTGACCGAAAACACCATCATGCAGAATAACCTGAAAACCGTCAGCCACCTGAGCCGCCTCAAAAACCTGGGGGTGCAGATCGCCATCGATGATTTCGGCACCGGCTACTCCTCCCTCAGCTATCTGCGGAATTTTCCCATCGACACATTGAAAATCGACCGATCCTTTATCCGCGATCTGACCGAAGCCCCCAGCGCCATCGCCATCACCCGGGCGATCATCGCTCTCGGTGAAAGCCTTGGCCTGACCATCATCTGCGAAGGGATCGAAACGCCTCACCAGAAAGAGATGCTCATGGATCTGGGCTGCCACCACGCCCAGGGTTACCTGTTTGGCCGGCCGGACACCCTCGAAAGTTTCACCCGGCGTCTGCAACGCCAGCAACAGCAGCCGGCGCCTTTCGCATAAGCGGCCGCCATCGGACGCCAGCAAGACCCGAAAGCTTCTTTATCGACTATACTTTACTTAGAAAAGAGTCTCGGGAGCAACCCATCGTCATTTACCAACCGGGGATAGCGGCCCATGCCGGAAAAAATACTGCTCGCCCGAAAAGTCACCCCGACCACCGACCGCCTCTACCGCATGCTGCGGGAAAAAGGTTATTTTATCCTCAATGCCTCGGATCTTGACGAAACCCTTCACGCCCTGCGTGAGCGTCCGGACCTGCTGATGTTCGATACCGAAATTGCCGAGAAACCGAGGCCGGAGCAGTGGCCGCCGATGATCCGTTTTTTCCGTGAACATCCCTTGCCCTGCCTGCTCTTTTCCTCCAACGGGCGCCATCCGATTCCCGTCAAGCCGCTGGCTCCCTGGACCACCGACAGCCTGCGGCATCCCGTCGATATTCGGGAGGTGGAGTACAAAGTCGCCAGTCAGCTGAACCTCCGCAGGTTGACCTACGAGCGGGATCTCGCCCAGCGGCTGCTGCTGCAAAAGCAGAAGGAACTGGACGAAAACCGCCGCTCCGCCGCGCAAATCCAGCGTGCCCTGCTGCCGACAGGGCAGCCCGCCAAGGCAAACCTCGATTGCGC
This portion of the Syntrophotalea acetylenica genome encodes:
- a CDS encoding putative bifunctional diguanylate cyclase/phosphodiesterase encodes the protein MTAENLNHAAMIQIVDDDCSMRLLARATLEQAGFLVIEAEDGARGLAQFRSMRPDLMLLDVVMPGMDGFSVCRTLRGLPEYQDIPIIMLTGLEDANLIQKAFDAGATDFICKPINWLLLRYRVMHILRTARLHEDLKASRSRLSLAQRIAKLGHWQLDFDSGRFTCSRDLRNLLGIEDKARLSSPEDLLQTVHPDDLPQVRETLEQAIALRQPYQVRYRIMAGEEERHISSQGEIEKTDARRPRAITAIVQDVSDLQQAEQKIFGLAHFDTLTGLAKRRFFIDTLDAAIDSARHNHAKLAVLLLDLDRFKRINESFGHMIGDQVLLTIAKRIRQCLQQCDILLPGNTLCDYCIARFSGNEFAILLPEVLDEEQVSQVARLLIKAIAQPFSFGHCEVLLTTSIGICLFPEGADSQEDLIRHANIAMQDAKTRGRDSFRKYHPAMDEPIQDHLILENDLRKALKNDEFVLHLQPQVDMRSGWIFGAEALIRWKHPQQGLKSPGSFLPVAIESNLIIDIDRWVLGQACDLIARWRTAGLGDLRLSVNVSGQLFAHDNIADLVAELILQSGIRPCQLEIELTENTIMQNNLKTVSHLSRLKNLGVQIAIDDFGTGYSSLSYLRNFPIDTLKIDRSFIRDLTEAPSAIAITRAIIALGESLGLTIICEGIETPHQKEMLMDLGCHHAQGYLFGRPDTLESFTRRLQRQQQQPAPFA